One Gloeobacter morelensis MG652769 DNA window includes the following coding sequences:
- the gatB gene encoding Asp-tRNA(Asn)/Glu-tRNA(Gln) amidotransferase subunit GatB yields MTSAAPPKVQYEAVIGLEVHVQLSTETKLFCRCSTRFGNTPNTNICPICTGQPGTLPVLNQQALDYAVMAASALNCQIHPQGLSKFDRKQYFYPDLPKNYQISQYDLPLAEHGWLEIEVEGEAAKRIGITRLHMEEDAGKLVHAGAERLSGSTHSLVDFNRAGVALCEIVSEPDIRTAAEATAYAEELRRIVRYLGVCDGNMQEGSLRFDLNISVRPAGEGKFGTKVEIKNLNSFNSLQRAVEHEFARQVDCLLSGERIVQETRLWEETSQRTISMRSKEEANDYRYFPEPDLVPIALGGNQLDAYRQRLVELPAQKRHRYRETFGLSSYNARVLTDEREVAEYFEQVVALGIPAKQAANFVSGAVAAYLNETRQSISQIKVTPTVLAELLTLINQSIISNRIANELLPDLFEKGGSPRALVKERGLTQISDRGQLEEIVDEVLAGEPDSVAAYRGGRTKLLGFFVGKVMKKTAGRADPQVVNALLQSKLAEQPPAPPPEPEATAETPEASPAAVDAPTEAPPAAVAEGAQAEAPPEVPVQTEAEVGPAEATAACAASETPVSHQDAHA; encoded by the coding sequence ATGACCAGTGCGGCCCCGCCCAAAGTCCAGTACGAAGCGGTGATCGGCCTGGAGGTGCACGTGCAGCTCTCCACCGAGACGAAGCTATTCTGCCGGTGTTCGACGCGCTTCGGCAACACTCCCAACACCAACATCTGCCCGATCTGCACCGGCCAGCCGGGCACCCTGCCGGTGCTCAACCAGCAGGCCCTCGACTACGCGGTGATGGCCGCCAGCGCCCTCAACTGCCAGATCCATCCCCAGGGCCTCAGCAAGTTCGACCGCAAGCAGTACTTCTATCCGGATCTGCCCAAGAACTACCAGATCTCCCAGTACGATTTGCCCCTCGCAGAGCACGGCTGGCTGGAAATCGAGGTGGAGGGCGAAGCGGCCAAACGCATCGGCATCACCCGCCTGCACATGGAGGAAGATGCCGGCAAGCTTGTGCACGCCGGGGCGGAGCGTCTCTCCGGTTCGACCCATTCGCTGGTTGACTTCAACCGCGCCGGGGTGGCGCTGTGTGAGATTGTCTCGGAGCCGGACATCCGCACCGCCGCTGAGGCGACCGCCTACGCGGAGGAGTTGCGCCGCATCGTGCGTTATCTCGGGGTGTGCGACGGCAACATGCAAGAAGGCTCGCTGCGCTTCGATCTCAATATCTCGGTGCGGCCCGCGGGCGAGGGCAAATTCGGCACCAAAGTCGAAATCAAAAACCTCAACAGCTTCAACTCGCTGCAGCGGGCGGTGGAGCACGAATTTGCCCGCCAGGTCGATTGCCTCCTCTCAGGCGAGCGCATCGTGCAGGAGACCCGGCTGTGGGAGGAAACCTCCCAGCGCACCATCTCGATGCGCTCCAAAGAAGAAGCGAACGACTACCGCTACTTCCCGGAGCCGGATCTGGTGCCGATTGCGCTGGGTGGCAACCAACTTGACGCCTACCGGCAACGGCTTGTCGAACTTCCCGCACAAAAACGCCACCGTTACCGCGAGACGTTTGGATTGTCGTCCTACAACGCGCGCGTGCTCACCGACGAGCGCGAAGTGGCCGAATATTTCGAGCAAGTGGTGGCCCTGGGTATTCCTGCCAAGCAGGCGGCCAACTTTGTCAGTGGTGCGGTGGCCGCCTACCTCAACGAGACGCGCCAGTCGATTTCGCAGATCAAAGTCACCCCGACGGTTCTGGCTGAATTGCTTACACTCATCAACCAGAGTATTATTAGCAACCGGATAGCTAACGAGCTTCTACCCGATCTGTTCGAGAAAGGGGGCTCCCCGCGCGCCCTTGTCAAAGAGCGCGGCCTGACACAAATCAGTGACAGGGGGCAGCTCGAGGAGATCGTGGATGAGGTGCTGGCTGGAGAACCCGATTCGGTGGCTGCCTACCGGGGTGGACGCACGAAGCTGCTCGGATTCTTCGTCGGCAAGGTGATGAAAAAGACGGCCGGCCGCGCCGATCCGCAGGTGGTCAACGCGCTGTTGCAAAGCAAGCTTGCCGAGCAACCGCCCGCGCCCCCCCCGGAGCCGGAGGCGACCGCCGAGACGCCCGAAGCAAGCCCCGCGGCCGTGGACGCCCCAACCGAGGCGCCCCCGGCGGCGGTCGCAGAAGGTGCCCAGGCGGAAGCCCCCCCCGAAGTCCCGGTGCAAACCGAGGCCGAGGTCGGGCCGGCGGAAGCCACCGCCGCTTGCGCAGCGTCGGAAACGCCCGTTAGTCACCAAGACGCCCACGCATAA
- the petE gene encoding plastocyanin, with product MISWSKFAACSLAALVAVCATGLAVGAKEIEVKMGADTGQLVFVPAKIDAAPGDTIKWTMNKAGPHNAVFDAAKSADPAGAKAMSQSKLLNKPKDSYVSTIPANAKKGAYSFYCTPHKSAGMVGTLTIK from the coding sequence ATGATCTCATGGTCTAAATTTGCAGCTTGCTCGCTGGCTGCCCTGGTGGCGGTCTGTGCCACCGGCCTGGCTGTCGGCGCCAAAGAAATCGAAGTCAAGATGGGCGCCGACACCGGCCAGCTTGTCTTCGTCCCGGCCAAGATCGACGCGGCACCCGGCGATACGATCAAGTGGACGATGAACAAGGCCGGTCCCCACAACGCCGTCTTCGATGCCGCCAAGTCGGCCGACCCGGCCGGGGCGAAGGCGATGAGCCAGAGCAAGCTGCTCAACAAACCCAAAGATTCCTACGTCTCGACCATCCCGGCCAACGCCAAGAAGGGCGCCTACTCCTTCTACTGCACCCCTCACAAGAGCGCCGGCATGGTCGGCACGCTGACGATCAAATAG
- the pyrH gene encoding UMP kinase has product MKYRRVLLKLSGEALMGDREFGIDPEVVKSLAGEIARVVEAGTELAVVVGGGNIFRGVKASSSGMDRATADYVGMLATVMNALTLQDALEQQFQVQTRLLSAIEMKEVAEPFIRRRAMRHLEKGRVVIFGAGSGNPFFTTDTTAALRAAEIDAQVIFKATRVDGIYDSDPKFNPQAVRFEKITFHEVLVQNLRVMDSTAIALCRENNIPILVFNVFEKNSIYRAVQGEAVGTYVC; this is encoded by the coding sequence ATGAAGTATCGCCGCGTCCTTTTGAAGCTGAGCGGGGAAGCCCTGATGGGCGACCGCGAATTCGGGATCGACCCGGAGGTGGTCAAGTCCCTTGCCGGTGAGATCGCCCGGGTAGTGGAAGCGGGTACCGAACTGGCCGTGGTGGTCGGCGGCGGCAATATCTTCCGCGGCGTCAAGGCGAGCTCCTCGGGGATGGACCGGGCGACAGCCGACTACGTCGGGATGCTCGCCACGGTGATGAACGCCCTGACGCTGCAGGATGCCCTCGAACAACAGTTCCAGGTCCAGACGCGGTTACTTTCGGCCATCGAGATGAAGGAGGTGGCCGAGCCGTTTATCCGCCGCCGGGCGATGCGCCACCTCGAAAAAGGACGGGTGGTCATCTTCGGGGCCGGTTCGGGCAATCCCTTTTTCACCACCGACACCACCGCCGCCCTGCGCGCCGCCGAAATCGACGCTCAAGTCATCTTTAAAGCGACCCGCGTCGATGGCATCTACGACAGCGATCCGAAGTTCAACCCCCAGGCGGTGCGCTTCGAGAAGATTACCTTCCACGAAGTGCTGGTTCAAAATCTGCGGGTGATGGACTCGACCGCCATCGCCCTGTGCCGCGAAAACAACATCCCGATCCTCGTCTTTAACGTCTTTGAAAAAAACAGCATCTACCGGGCGGTGCAGGGCGAGGCGGTGGGCACTTATGTCTGTTAA
- the psbV2 gene encoding photosystem II cytochrome PsbV2 — protein sequence MRGTFVLGLCGLLLAGCSGVGDDGDAAALKDKYVTVNLGVRGPVDLPADAVGNLQTFSPQQIYAGKKLFESNCQNCHVGGTTTPNPKVSLALAKLQGATPSRDNIQSLVQYMRLPMSYDGSEETFNCRKSDWIKDDEAQNLAAFILRASQKARGWGTARLEANQDSMTTAPP from the coding sequence TTGCGTGGCACCTTTGTATTGGGCCTGTGCGGTCTGCTGCTTGCGGGTTGTAGCGGTGTAGGCGACGACGGGGACGCCGCCGCCCTCAAGGACAAATATGTCACCGTCAACCTGGGGGTCCGCGGACCGGTGGACCTACCGGCCGACGCGGTAGGCAATTTGCAGACGTTCAGCCCCCAACAGATCTACGCCGGCAAGAAACTGTTTGAATCGAACTGCCAGAACTGCCATGTCGGGGGCACCACCACGCCCAACCCCAAAGTCTCATTGGCGCTTGCCAAGCTGCAGGGAGCCACCCCCTCCCGGGACAACATTCAGTCTCTGGTGCAGTACATGCGTCTGCCGATGAGCTACGACGGCAGCGAGGAGACCTTCAACTGCCGCAAGAGCGACTGGATCAAAGACGACGAAGCCCAGAATCTGGCTGCGTTCATTCTGCGCGCCTCCCAGAAGGCCAGGGGTTGGGGAACCGCCCGTCTTGAGGCCAACCAGGATTCGATGACGACGGCACCGCCGTAA
- a CDS encoding DUF2993 domain-containing protein codes for MNRRAVLWATTFVMLASVFGLPVQSQMLSHLLGPLLEAWIRTQVQQVDDLRVAVSGADSEVAGGRIQSIEISGRNIVYGGIPARSLAMRGSDIRLDTRGSLAGGGLRLEKSVLADLALRLSEQDINTYLASRAFQDQVRDLKITLPAQFGGDGTTQIPLEIRNPRVRLLADRLEVQAVVRLENGEPAPLRLASGVEVASPRELRLVEPRIVSENGQSAPLEALVNLPILLGPEVAVRRVSLTPGMLVLEGSYRIEATPPVAGAADQRLQVR; via the coding sequence ATGAACCGGCGTGCCGTACTGTGGGCAACAACCTTCGTAATGCTTGCGAGCGTGTTTGGTCTGCCCGTTCAATCCCAGATGCTCAGCCACCTGCTCGGTCCGTTGCTGGAGGCGTGGATCCGCACCCAGGTCCAGCAGGTAGACGACCTGCGCGTCGCGGTGAGCGGAGCGGATAGCGAAGTGGCGGGCGGGCGCATCCAGAGTATCGAAATTTCTGGCCGCAACATTGTCTATGGGGGGATTCCCGCCCGCTCGCTCGCGATGCGCGGCTCCGACATTCGCCTCGATACCCGCGGCAGTCTTGCAGGCGGCGGCTTGCGCCTTGAAAAGTCCGTGCTTGCCGATCTGGCCCTGCGCCTCTCCGAGCAGGACATCAATACCTACCTGGCTTCCCGGGCCTTTCAAGACCAGGTGCGCGATCTCAAAATCACGCTGCCTGCACAGTTCGGCGGTGATGGCACGACGCAGATTCCGCTCGAAATCCGCAACCCGCGCGTGCGGTTATTGGCCGACCGCCTGGAAGTCCAGGCCGTGGTGCGCCTCGAAAATGGCGAGCCGGCGCCGCTGCGCTTGGCGAGCGGTGTGGAAGTCGCCTCCCCGCGCGAACTGCGGCTTGTGGAGCCTCGCATCGTCTCCGAGAACGGTCAAAGCGCTCCTCTCGAAGCGCTCGTCAATCTGCCCATCTTGCTTGGGCCGGAAGTGGCAGTGCGGCGGGTGTCGTTAACCCCCGGCATGCTCGTACTGGAAGGCTCCTACCGCATCGAGGCCACCCCGCCGGTGGCGGGCGCTGCGGACCAACGCCTGCAGGTGCGCTGA
- a CDS encoding alpha/beta fold hydrolase yields the protein MATSLASISKRWTWRGWQVHYVEAGTDRPGVPLLLVHGFGASTDHWRKNIGPLSEHHPVWAVDLLGFGRSQKPNIAYNGELWRDQLHDFTSEIIGRPSVVAGNSLGGYAALVLAADHPQWVKGLVLINGAGPFSGAPQPNAFQKLTGEVAKGFFSQSWASWLLFQYFRQPSNIRRVLGQVYRDQGAVTDELVADIYRPSCDPGAAVVFASVFQTPQGRYVDELLGSLQRPLLLLWGESDPWMNVERAKRFLEAYPSGRLQLIPAGHCPHDERPELVNAYLSKWAEQIS from the coding sequence ATGGCAACATCTCTGGCGAGCATCAGCAAAAGATGGACCTGGCGCGGCTGGCAGGTCCACTATGTCGAAGCCGGTACCGACCGGCCCGGGGTGCCTCTGCTGTTGGTGCATGGCTTCGGAGCCTCCACCGACCACTGGCGTAAGAACATCGGGCCGCTCAGCGAGCACCATCCGGTCTGGGCTGTCGATCTATTGGGGTTTGGCCGCTCCCAAAAGCCCAACATTGCCTACAACGGCGAGTTGTGGCGCGATCAACTGCACGATTTTACCAGCGAGATTATCGGACGGCCGTCGGTGGTGGCGGGCAACTCCCTGGGCGGCTACGCGGCCCTGGTGCTGGCTGCGGACCACCCGCAATGGGTAAAGGGCCTGGTGCTCATCAACGGTGCGGGGCCATTTTCGGGAGCCCCCCAGCCGAATGCGTTTCAGAAATTGACCGGCGAGGTGGCCAAGGGCTTTTTCTCCCAGAGTTGGGCAAGCTGGCTGCTGTTTCAGTATTTTCGCCAACCCTCGAACATCCGGCGAGTGCTGGGCCAGGTCTACCGCGACCAGGGGGCGGTGACAGACGAACTGGTCGCCGACATTTACCGGCCTTCGTGCGATCCGGGGGCGGCGGTAGTGTTTGCCTCGGTCTTTCAGACTCCCCAGGGTCGCTACGTCGACGAATTGCTGGGAAGCCTCCAGCGACCGCTGTTGTTGCTGTGGGGCGAGAGTGACCCCTGGATGAACGTCGAGCGGGCAAAGCGCTTTCTAGAGGCGTACCCGAGCGGCCGACTGCAGTTGATTCCAGCGGGCCACTGCCCCCACGACGAACGGCCCGAACTGGTCAACGCTTACTTGAGCAAGTGGGCCGAGCAAATTTCCTAG
- a CDS encoding MBL fold metallo-hydrolase codes for MKLTRIDLNSWIVEMAGQTLLIDPWLVDPLVFGAGWLIELRHVTPPAFTPETLPPVDLLLISQAQPDHCHRPTLERLPRTLPAVVSPAAARVLRELQFSSVHALANFEQFRLGNLRVTAVPGAEVQFEQENGYLLCDEGTGETLYYEPHQSTPEIQRQVAGLGSVNVLMMPVVGLQLPLLGEVVMGPQSALAMARTIQPDTIVPTTLGEVQAGGIAGQWLKPVGSVEEFSDKLATSGLASRFLRPAPGQTLELVFSRH; via the coding sequence ATGAAGCTCACGCGCATCGATCTGAATTCCTGGATTGTCGAGATGGCGGGCCAAACCCTCTTGATCGATCCCTGGTTGGTCGATCCGCTCGTGTTTGGGGCGGGTTGGTTGATTGAGCTGCGCCATGTCACTCCCCCCGCCTTTACCCCAGAGACGCTGCCGCCCGTCGATTTGTTGTTGATCTCCCAGGCCCAGCCCGACCACTGCCACCGCCCGACCCTCGAACGCCTGCCGCGGACGCTCCCGGCGGTAGTTTCTCCGGCCGCTGCCCGGGTGCTGCGCGAACTCCAATTTTCCAGCGTGCACGCGCTTGCCAATTTTGAGCAGTTCCGTTTGGGGAACTTGCGCGTTACGGCCGTGCCCGGAGCCGAGGTCCAGTTCGAGCAAGAGAACGGCTATTTGCTTTGCGACGAGGGCACCGGCGAGACGCTCTACTATGAGCCGCATCAAAGTACGCCCGAGATTCAGCGGCAGGTGGCGGGTCTGGGCAGCGTCAACGTACTGATGATGCCGGTGGTGGGGTTGCAGTTGCCTTTGCTCGGAGAAGTGGTGATGGGGCCCCAAAGTGCCCTGGCGATGGCCAGAACCATCCAACCCGACACGATTGTGCCCACGACCCTGGGGGAAGTGCAGGCCGGTGGGATTGCCGGTCAGTGGCTCAAACCCGTCGGCAGTGTTGAGGAGTTTTCGGACAAACTCGCCACCAGCGGCCTTGCCAGCCGGTTTTTACGTCCGGCCCCAGGGCAGACTCTCGAACTGGTATTTTCCAGACACTAG
- a CDS encoding FUN14 domain-containing protein: MEQLNGQDWASWPIQLSAGALSGVAIGYTIRKLTLVALFCVGLGLVFVYALTQWGIASVDWRAFDAQLQWVARQLQQWASGLFDNLSVAGAGFAAGVLLSLRLR; encoded by the coding sequence ATGGAACAACTGAACGGCCAAGACTGGGCCTCGTGGCCTATCCAGCTTAGCGCCGGGGCGCTAAGTGGTGTTGCCATCGGTTATACAATACGCAAGCTGACGTTGGTGGCGCTTTTCTGTGTCGGCCTCGGGCTGGTATTTGTGTACGCACTCACCCAGTGGGGTATAGCCAGTGTAGACTGGCGGGCCTTCGACGCTCAGCTGCAGTGGGTGGCCCGCCAGTTGCAGCAGTGGGCCTCCGGCCTGTTTGACAATTTGAGTGTTGCCGGCGCGGGCTTTGCGGCCGGTGTGCTGCTCAGCCTGCGGCTGCGCTGA
- a CDS encoding DUF6679 family protein, whose translation MLHRKLYQICQDKLDVCLFLRDQGRWLEQVRILDIEGDVVTVRYTTDDEDEIASWEEIIRIDNIGSVTRKLSTLSKRHDSAMLIAEDCPESER comes from the coding sequence ATGCTGCACCGCAAGCTGTACCAGATCTGCCAGGACAAACTCGATGTGTGCCTCTTTTTGCGGGACCAGGGACGCTGGCTGGAGCAGGTGCGCATTCTTGACATCGAAGGCGATGTGGTGACCGTCCGCTACACCACCGACGACGAAGACGAAATTGCCTCCTGGGAAGAAATTATTCGTATCGACAACATCGGCTCGGTGACGCGCAAGCTGTCGACCCTCTCCAAGCGCCACGACAGTGCGATGCTCATCGCCGAAGACTGTCCTGAGTCGGAACGCTAG
- a CDS encoding M23 family metallopeptidase produces the protein MPPRLPGVLLCAVLIALGVPWAASASQEAADSALSLIDPASPQVLPEAVPVPTAPLRLKITRPAPRRLPKPPRVGARPAQSAMPLAVAAPMLDSLVPVEAPEATAEALVLPLSLAAPVIAPFGKRVHLLTGAVTFHRGIDLAAAEGTPVVAAAAGLVLSAGKMGFLGNAVVLGHSEGDRSRYGHLQEVLVRPGEWVPKGALIGRVGSSGLATAPCLHFEYWRKSATATWQAIDPATLLSL, from the coding sequence ATGCCTCCACGGCTTCCTGGTGTCCTGTTGTGCGCAGTCCTGATCGCTCTGGGTGTTCCCTGGGCGGCGTCGGCTTCCCAGGAAGCGGCGGATAGCGCTCTCAGCCTGATTGACCCGGCCAGCCCTCAAGTACTGCCGGAGGCAGTCCCTGTGCCTACTGCGCCGCTGCGCCTGAAGATCACCCGGCCCGCGCCGCGCCGGTTGCCCAAACCGCCGCGCGTAGGAGCCCGTCCCGCCCAGTCCGCTATGCCCCTGGCCGTGGCCGCTCCGATGCTCGACTCGCTGGTACCGGTAGAAGCCCCAGAAGCTACTGCCGAGGCTCTAGTCTTACCTTTGTCCCTGGCGGCACCTGTGATTGCTCCGTTCGGTAAGCGGGTCCACCTGCTGACCGGGGCGGTCACCTTTCACCGGGGTATCGACCTGGCTGCTGCTGAAGGGACACCGGTGGTAGCAGCGGCGGCCGGGTTGGTGCTGTCGGCCGGCAAGATGGGTTTTCTGGGTAACGCCGTGGTGCTGGGCCACAGCGAGGGAGACCGCAGCCGCTACGGGCATTTGCAGGAGGTGCTGGTGCGGCCGGGCGAGTGGGTGCCAAAAGGAGCCCTGATCGGACGGGTCGGCAGCAGCGGCCTGGCCACAGCTCCCTGTCTGCATTTTGAGTACTGGCGCAAGTCGGCCACAGCGACCTGGCAGGCCATCGATCCGGCAACCCTGCTGTCGCTGTAG
- a CDS encoding ABC transporter ATP-binding protein, whose product MAWLPENYRRLIPYVAPHRRVIFAALASMIGFVSTMPLLAYMVGRLTKFLGEGNLSAITELAWITFGVFVVRGIFQYGQDTLMAKAALQAITDLRERVYAHLQSLDLASFASQRTGDLTVRLTSDIDKLGEILRRFFNQFIPCVLTIVAVVSYLIYLNWQLTLVTLVVSPLIGWLFGWFGNKLADLSRTSQEQIADLSSRLYEIFSAIRIIRAFAAEDYEQRRFGELSDENRLARFRTEQIKAIQYPVIGLMQALGVLLVFWVGAWQISAGNLPAFEFASFATGIGLLLDPVRMITENLNELRQAGASADRVFELFDLKPTVLQAPDAVPLSPVKGRIEFSNIDFAYADGRPVLNNVNLRVEPGEVVALVGPSGSGKSSLVNLLPRFYDPQRGTVRIDGTDVRAVTFKSLRRQIGIVPQETLLFSGTIAQNIAYGCDEADIKGMMDRIIRAAKIANAHAFIQDLPGGYDAKVSEGGRGLSGGQRQRIAIARAVLLDPKILILDEATSALDNESEALVQEALNRLMQDRTVIIVAHRLSTIRDADRILVLERGRIIEAGDHLSLIDSGGVYAALYNRQFERASVG is encoded by the coding sequence ATGGCCTGGTTACCAGAAAACTATCGCCGCCTGATACCCTATGTTGCACCGCACCGGCGCGTGATTTTCGCGGCGCTGGCTTCGATGATTGGGTTTGTTTCGACGATGCCGCTGTTGGCCTACATGGTTGGGCGGCTGACCAAATTTTTGGGTGAGGGTAATCTCTCGGCGATTACCGAGCTTGCCTGGATCACCTTTGGCGTATTCGTGGTGCGCGGTATTTTTCAGTACGGCCAGGACACTCTGATGGCCAAAGCCGCCCTGCAGGCGATCACCGACTTGCGCGAGCGCGTCTACGCCCACTTGCAGTCGCTGGATCTGGCGAGTTTTGCCTCCCAGCGCACAGGGGATTTGACCGTGCGTTTGACCAGCGACATCGACAAGCTCGGCGAAATTTTGCGGCGCTTCTTTAACCAGTTCATCCCCTGTGTACTCACGATCGTCGCGGTGGTGAGCTACCTCATCTATCTCAACTGGCAGTTGACACTGGTGACGTTGGTAGTCTCTCCGCTCATCGGCTGGCTTTTCGGTTGGTTCGGCAATAAGCTGGCTGACCTGTCGCGCACCAGTCAGGAGCAGATTGCCGATTTGTCCTCGCGGCTTTATGAAATCTTCAGTGCCATCCGCATCATTCGGGCTTTTGCTGCCGAAGATTATGAGCAGCGCCGTTTTGGCGAATTGTCCGATGAAAACCGGCTGGCGCGCTTTCGTACCGAGCAGATTAAAGCCATCCAGTATCCGGTCATCGGTCTGATGCAGGCTCTGGGGGTGCTGCTGGTTTTTTGGGTAGGCGCCTGGCAGATTAGCGCCGGCAACCTGCCGGCATTTGAATTTGCCTCCTTTGCCACCGGCATCGGTTTGCTCCTCGATCCGGTGCGGATGATCACCGAGAACCTCAACGAGTTGCGCCAAGCCGGTGCTTCTGCTGACCGGGTCTTCGAATTATTTGATTTGAAGCCGACCGTGTTGCAGGCGCCGGATGCCGTTCCCCTCAGCCCGGTCAAAGGACGCATCGAATTTAGCAACATCGATTTTGCCTACGCCGATGGTCGCCCGGTGCTCAACAATGTCAACTTGCGCGTCGAGCCGGGAGAGGTGGTCGCCCTGGTCGGTCCTTCCGGGTCCGGCAAGTCTTCGCTGGTCAATCTACTGCCCCGCTTCTACGACCCACAGCGCGGCACCGTGCGCATCGATGGAACAGACGTGCGCGCGGTGACTTTCAAGAGCCTGCGCCGTCAGATCGGTATTGTGCCTCAAGAAACGCTGTTGTTCTCCGGCACGATCGCCCAGAACATTGCCTACGGCTGCGACGAGGCCGACATCAAGGGGATGATGGACAGAATTATCCGGGCAGCCAAGATTGCCAACGCCCACGCGTTTATTCAGGATTTGCCCGGGGGCTACGACGCGAAGGTGAGCGAGGGGGGACGGGGTTTATCCGGCGGTCAACGCCAGCGCATTGCCATCGCCCGCGCCGTGCTGTTGGATCCAAAGATTTTGATCCTCGATGAAGCAACCAGCGCCCTTGACAATGAATCGGAGGCGTTGGTGCAAGAAGCGCTCAACCGTTTAATGCAAGATCGCACCGTGATCATCGTCGCCCATCGCCTATCCACCATTCGCGACGCTGATCGCATCCTGGTACTCGAGCGCGGCCGAATTATTGAGGCCGGGGATCATCTCAGCCTGATCGACAGCGGCGGCGTTTACGCAGCGCTCTACAACCGCCAGTTCGAGCGCGCCTCGGTTGGATAG
- a CDS encoding DUF1963 domain-containing protein → MNVSVLKIKAFRAIGMPVTTPVTKFGGQPVWIDTPQWPVGRTLGMPMQFVCQIELYPKIFGQLPGRMAYLFVSESNEEHSTSFWDAHSGDNAVIIQPGGICPVQTLAIATGPTLEPLVEYIPELESAEDPPRPISLTDSECTEADLQRLGGHKIGGTPLFWDAVEYPDESGHWRLLLQIDEDVPFAINCCLGTGYAFIDQSGLHGAYVCQSG, encoded by the coding sequence ATGAACGTATCGGTTCTGAAAATCAAAGCCTTCAGAGCCATCGGCATGCCGGTAACGACGCCAGTAACCAAGTTCGGTGGGCAGCCAGTCTGGATCGATACACCACAGTGGCCCGTCGGCCGGACGCTGGGGATGCCGATGCAGTTTGTCTGTCAGATCGAGCTGTACCCGAAAATCTTCGGCCAACTGCCAGGCCGGATGGCCTATCTGTTTGTCAGTGAGAGCAATGAGGAACACTCGACAAGCTTTTGGGATGCTCATAGCGGCGATAATGCCGTGATTATCCAGCCGGGTGGTATCTGTCCAGTGCAAACCCTCGCCATCGCAACCGGACCAACCCTGGAGCCACTCGTCGAATACATCCCCGAACTGGAGTCAGCAGAAGACCCACCAAGGCCCATTTCCCTGACAGACTCCGAATGCACCGAGGCCGATTTGCAACGGTTGGGGGGCCACAAGATCGGTGGTACGCCTCTATTTTGGGATGCTGTTGAGTACCCGGATGAGTCCGGACATTGGCGGCTATTGCTTCAGATAGACGAAGATGTGCCCTTTGCCATAAACTGCTGCCTTGGCACCGGCTACGCTTTTATCGACCAGTCAGGCCTGCACGGAGCTTACGTTTGTCAGAGCGGTTGA
- a CDS encoding RNA recognition motif domain-containing protein, whose protein sequence is MTIFVGNLPFSATEQEIAEAFAEYGEVKSVKIPTDRESGRPRGFAFVDMDEAAEAKAIEELDGATWNNRELRVNKAEPRPDRGGGGGGGNRGGGGGRDRRY, encoded by the coding sequence GTGACGATATTTGTGGGTAATCTGCCCTTTTCTGCCACCGAGCAGGAAATCGCTGAGGCTTTCGCTGAGTACGGCGAAGTGAAGTCGGTCAAGATCCCGACCGACCGCGAGAGCGGCCGTCCGCGCGGATTTGCGTTCGTCGACATGGACGAAGCAGCCGAGGCCAAGGCCATCGAAGAACTGGACGGAGCGACCTGGAATAACCGCGAGTTGCGCGTCAACAAAGCGGAACCCCGCCCCGATCGCGGCGGCGGCGGCGGTGGCGGCAACCGTGGTGGCGGTGGCGGCCGCGATCGCCGCTACTAA